In Brienomyrus brachyistius isolate T26 chromosome 2, BBRACH_0.4, whole genome shotgun sequence, the genomic window ATTTGtcattataaatgtgttttcagACGACCAGCATTACAGCTAATGCCATGGGGTCGGACGACTCTCGACCTTCCCTCCTCTCAAAGACTCCGATATATGATGCTACTGAACCAAACAACACACCTCAACAGGTACATTCATGTCCATCGCTTCAGATTGAATtctagtgtctctttttatgtttctctactttaggggttagcttttagctttcactgggatcattatctttggtaataagtactgtattctaggcactcacgacgtccccacaacacacctgcagttggtgtgtgactacaaaatgtttgtgataaattgggcagaactggtccccataaggaacagtaacactgtgtgtggaatgtccccacaaagcgtctttcattcaagatgtgtgaacactgacagagctggactgggcaggaaaagatattttacagtgaatttgattttttctttcctctgatgattgtcggcatgcatctcatcttttcttgtagattttgtcttttgctaatgccatggggccggacgactctcgaccttccctcctctcaaagactccgatatatgatgctactggaccaaacaacacacctcaacaggtacattcatgtccatcgcttcagattgaattctagtgtctctttttatgtttctctactttaggggtgagattttagctttcactgggatcgttatctttggtaataagtactgtattctaggcactcacgacgtccccacaacacacctgcagttggtgtgtgactacaaaatgtttgtgataaattgggcagaactggtccccataaggaacagtaacactgtgtgtggaatgtccccacaaagcgtctttcattcaagatgtgtgaacactgacagagctggactgggcagaaaaagatattttacaatgaatttgattttttctttcctctgatgattgtcggcatgcatctcatcttttcttgtAGATTTTGTCTGTACacgcagtctgtctgtctgcatgttaTGGAATATTTACTTGAAATTGACAATTTGTTTTCAGTGTTTTCATTATCTGAATTTGtcattataaatgtgttttcagACGACCAGCATTACAGCTAATGCCATGGGGTCGGACGACTCTCGACCTTCCCTCCTCTCAAAGACTCCGATATATGATGCTACTGAACCAAACAACACACCTCAATAGGTACATTCATGTCCATCGCTTCAGATTGAATtctagtgtctctttttatgtttctctactttaggggttagcttttagctttcactgggatcattatctttggtaataagtactgtattctaggcactcacgacgtccccacaacacacctgcagttggtgtgtgactacaaaatgtttgtgataaattgggcagaactggtccccataaggaacagtaacactgtgtgtggaatgtccccacaaagcgtctttcattcaagatgtgtgaacactgacagagctggactgggcaggaaaagatattttacagtgaatttgattttttctttcctctgatgattgtcggcatgcatctcatcttttcttgtagattttgtcttttgctaatgccatggggccggacgactctcgaccttccctcctctcaaagactccgatatatgatgctactggaccaaacaacacacctcaacaggtacattcatgtccatcgcttcagattgaattctagtgtctctttttatgtttctctactttaggggtgagattttagctttcactgggatcgttatctttggtaataagtactgtattctaggcactcacgacgtccccacaacacacctgcagttggtgtgtgactacaaaatgtttgtgataaattgggcagaactggtccccataaggaacagtaacactgtgtgtggaatgtccccacaaagcgtctttcattcaagatgtgtgaacactgacagagctggactgggcagaaaaagatattttacaatgaatttgattttttctttcctctgatgattgtcggcatgcatctcatcttttcttgtAGATTTTGTCTGTACacgcagtctgtctgtctgcatgttaTGGAATATTTACTTGAAATTGACAATTTGTTTTCAGTGTTTTCATTATCTGAATTTGtcattataaatgtgttttcagACGACCAGCATTACAGCTAATGCCATGGGGTCGGACGACTCTCGACCTTCCCTCCTCTCAAAGACTCCGATATATGATGCTACTGAACCAAACAACACACCTCAACAGGTACATTCATGTCCATCGCTTCAGATTGAATtctagtgtctctttttatgtttctctactttaggggttagcttttagctttcactgggatcattatctttggtaataagtactgtattctaggcactcacgacgtccccacaacacacctgcagttggtgtgtgacttcaaaatgtttgtgataaattgggcagaactggtccccataaggaacagtaacactgtgtgtggaatgtccccAGAAAGCATATGATGCATTAAACATACAGTATATggagaaaagtttttttttttgtcaacacTTGAAAATCACACTAATATATGGTTCTTCCTtaaacaaagttggaagcatacaaTTCTCTAGGGGCTCTGTATTGTGCTATCTTGTTTTGAAAAATGTTCTTTTTGCACAGTACTTTTTGATAAATCTCTAACGTTAGTCTTTCACAAAGTGGTTAAACATGACCCATCTTTGTCAgccttttttgtgtgttttgcagGCAACAAATTCAAAGtttgtttatatttatataatgcaaTCAAGTTGGTCAGCCAACATATTTTGGCCATAACAATTCTCAGTTCAATTTTCTTAATTGCAtattttaaattgcattttagaaaagtttctttttccagacttttctttatttttaatttcactaattaTAGTGCCAAAGACTGTGTTCCCAGAtgactttttttccccacagattCCTAGAGGATACTTTGTAATTGAAACTACTATTTCAAATATTGTTTATATGGTTGCTTGTATTTACAGATTGCCAATGAAgatgaggtttttgtaccaagaCTCAGACGGACTAAAAGTATTGAAGTAAGTTctctttccaaaaaaaaaaatgtttactaaACTGGGACTTTGTTTCAGTCAACAGTTATTTTCAGTATCAATTATTCATTGGATTATATTCTTAATTGATAAATTATTTGGTCTATAAAATACCAGAGAGAAGTGAAAAATGTGCATCACTTTTTCTTTGAACCTAAGATGTCATCAGATGTCTTTGTTAAATCAGCTGTCCAAAATCCAAAATAATATGGTGAAAAGAAACGTTATCACACTTACAAAACCTGCAAAAATTAAACTGAATCAATGATTAATTTATTATCAAAATAGCTGAATTCATTTCTCACAATTTACTGATCGAATAATTATTactttgttgtatttttagaTGAAAGACGCTGTTCCTGACAATTCTGATGAACTTTATGATTCCACATCAGGGAGTAATGATGATTATATTCCAGATACCACTTGTGAAAGTGACAGTGGAAGTGAATACAGCTTTAAACAAAACCTAAGGACCAAGAATCAGTCTTTTGATTTGCTTGATGTCTCTGGTTCAGTGAGTTCCCAAGTCTGTGACTCGACAACCCCAGACAAAATGACTTATGATGACCACAACCTTGCATCTGAAGTCACTGGAGCAGAAGAAGAAGAACCCTCTTCAAGTCAGAATGTAAATGACATCATGGTTGTTAaggcattaaaaaaaagagGAGGGAATAGAATTTACAACAAGAAACACTATTGCTTGTATTGCTCTAAACCATATTCTAAGATCGCAAGGCATCTAGAAGGTGCACATGAAAATAAACCTGATGTAGCTAAAGCTCTAAGCTTTCCAAAGGGTTCCAAGGAGAGGAAAAAACAGCTAGATTATATTCGTAACAGAGGAAATTATGCTCACAATGCTGCTGTAATGGAGTCAGGAAAGGGGGAACTAGTGCCATTTAGGCGACCTCATAAAGAAGTGCAGGGAAAGGAATTCATGCACTGTGCATATTGTCAAGGTCTTTTTACAAGAAAGGTTCTTTGGCGGCATATGCATAATTGTAAACTTAAACCCGGATCAGTCACCTCCAAACCAGGAAAGAACCGTGTTCAGTCCATGTGTACATACACAGGGCCTGTGCCTTCACACGTAAGTAAACAACTGTGGGGAGTAATCGGTGCCATGAATCCTGACCCAGTCACAGATATAATCAAAAATGACCAAGTCATTATTGCTCTTGGACAGCACTTGTTAAACAAAGGTGGACCATCACGCAAGAATCAACAGTATGTTCGAGAGAAGATGAGAGAAATCGGAAGGCTGATTTACAATGCCAGCAAAGTGACCACCTTAAAAAAATTGGAAGATTTCATAAATCCAAAGAACTACATGGACACTGTCAAAGCTGTCAAGTTTACATGTGGGTATGACAGTGAAACAAACAAGTTCTTAATTCCATCACTGGCAAACAAACTTGGAAATGCCTTGGTTAAAGTAAGTAAACTTTTAAAAGCTCAGGGTTTAATCTCAAACAACAAAGAGCTTGTTGAGAATGCCAGTAAGTTTCTAGATGTCCATCAGCAAAAGTGGAATGAGATGATCTCAGCTACTGCATTGAGGAACATCAGTGAAGCAAAGTGGAATGTGCCCACTCTCATGCCCTTTACTGAAGATGTCCAAAAAATGCATGCATATCTCAATGAAATGCAGGATAACTGGTACAAATCGCTCTATGAAAATCCCTCTGTAAAAGCCTGGATTGAGCTTACAAAGGTGTGTATGACCCAGATCATTCTCTTTAACCGGCGCAGGGAAGGAGAGGTGGCAAGCATGCCCTTATCTGCATTTTTATCGAGAGACACCTCTGATCCACATCAGGATGTGGACTGGGCTCTGTCTGAAGTGGAAAGAAAACTTTACAGACACTTTACACGGATTGTCACCAGGGGGAAACGTGGTCGCCCAGTTCCAATTCTATTGACTCCAAAAATGCTGTGTGCATTAGAACTCCTTGCTAAGCAGAGAGGGGCCTGTGGGGTACTAAAGGACAATCAGTATATGTTTGCGAGACCAGAAGCTATGACACATTTCCGAGGTTCTGATTGCATCCGTGGATTTGCCAAGGTGTGTGGTGCAAAATGTCCTGAATCACTGACATCTACCAGACTGCGAAAGCATGCTGCAACCCTTTCAACTGTGCTGAacatgacagacacagagatggACCAGCTGGCCACCTTTCTTGGACATGACATTAGAATCCATCGTGAGTTCTATAGACTCCCTGAGAAGACCCTGCAACTTGCAAAGATCAGCAAAGTTCTAATGGCACTCGAGCAGGGAAGATTAGCTGAGTTTCATGgcaagaacttggatgaaattCAGATAGATCCAGATGGTATGTTATTtgacttttttgtttatttttctgctTGCTATCTATTCTTTTTGTTTAATCACATTGTTAAGCTGTACTTCGTATGACTTCCACAGAAAAAGTTCTGGACAGTGATGAGGAAGACTTCCAGGAGAAATGTCAGGCAGATTCATCAATTATAGATGGTATGTTTTGTCACTAGTTTAAGTCAGTAAATAAGTTTATTAGAGTATTGCTTTAATTGAATTTGTTATTTAGCTAACTAATGCCAGGGGCATATGGACGTATTAATTGGGACTTGAAAGCtacaattataaaaaaaataataataatcaaacatAACATCACGAATTGGCCCTTGTCAAACTCACTCTAATCATTGAACTTGCCCATTTTTTTCCTACTTCTGACACATCAACTTTGAGGACAAAATGTTCTCTTGCTGCCTAATAAATCCCATCCACTATCAGGTGCCATGATGAAGAGATAATCAGTGTtgttcacttcacctgtcagtgatcATAATGTTATACCTGATCGGTGTATATGCTTAGCATCTTGCACCTAATGATACCAAGCCTGTCACTCTGGTTTTAATCATGGTTCTGGTTTCTTGAGATTTGCCTGCCTCTGCCTGTTTACTGACTATGATTCAGCTGTATATTTTGGATTTTTCtgcatatttaataaaataatagttTACTGCATTTGCATCCACCTCCAGCATCTGCTCTGAATGTTGATTATTTTCCACAGAACCATCAGCAGAGGAGATACTTCCTCCTACCGAAAGGAATGAAATGCCGCCACCACCGTCCAAGAGACATAAACCACTACCATTAGATGATACATCACCGTCAGTAGTCAGTACTGTGAGGCCTTCATCCAAAGGTGAACTCTCTACTCTTTTGTTTGTATTTGCGGAGGTACTGTCAGTGTCTGAATTAAACTAGAAATGGCTAAATGTTGTAGCAGCCAAATTGCTTTAAATGAATGCTTTGCTGCCAAACTGTTGTTGTCCCAAGCAGCTCTACATTATTCTGCCCTGTCTGAAAATCACAATTCTCAGAAATCCCTCTGTACCATTTGATGGGGCTAATTGGTTGTTGCTCGACTCTATAAGCTGCTTGAAGTGGGACTAGTAACAGTAACTGTTCTAATAAATGAAACATTAGTAATAACTAGCCCCTATATCAACCACCTGTCCTGGCTGTTCACAGGGTGCTGGAGCaattcagtgtgaatgactggatAACTTACAGCATTACTCATAATGTAGAAGCAACTCAACTTCAAGTAGCTTTAATATAATTTTCTTGTTACCAAAGCTAATATAGCTAAAGCGGTACATATTAGTACTTGTATGATGGTTGTACAGTATACCAAAAACATTATAATTCTGTGTAAACCATAAATAACAGAATACAATAATTTGCAAATCTCAACCTATGTTCAATTGAATACAATACAAACACAAAATATTTAGTGTTTATACTGATGAACCTGATTTTGATACCTGcaaaatgcttaaaaaaagttgggacaggggcatGTTTACCTTTGTATTACATCACCTTTTCTTTTACCAACACTCAGTGAGCCTTTGGGAATTGTTGAAGTTTTGAACAAGAAATTCTTTCCTATTCATACTTGATACATGACTTCAGTTGCTCAACAAACTAAGGTCTCTGTTGTTGTATTTTGGGTTTCATAATTTTCACACATTTTCAAAGGGTGACAGGTGTGGTCTGCAGGCAGGCCAGTTTAGATCCAGCGCTCTTTTACCAGCAAGCCACACTGTTGTAACACGTGCAGAATATGGCTTGGCATTGTCTTGCTGGAATAAGCAATAACGTCTCTGAAAAAGACATATGGATGGCGGCATATTTTGCATTCAACATTAAAGGTACTTTCACATGCCATGAGTGCTAACACACCAAGTGGTAACCACTGTGCTATCCTTGCTTGTGAAGAACTGAGCCTTTCTTTTGTATTCAGTTGAATGTcggttgcattctgtttttatttatgttttacacAGCATCCCAGTTTTTTGAAATCAGGGTTGTAATGTCTTATATAATTACTATACACACTATATACAATACTAATACTATACTAGATGGATTTATCTAGTGGATCTTTAATGTTCATAAGAAGATACATACTGTTGTTTCTTCTTAAAATTTGACAATATAATTCTATTCCTAGGTAAATGCAAAGAATTTTACTTGCTGCATGTATGCTGATATAGAATTTAGCAAATTATATCTGATTTACAGCATTACTAATTAGTTTTTCTTACCACTTTAAGGTAAAGTGACCCAAAAGAAGAGACCCTGGCAGCAGACAGAGGTGCAGGCAGTGGAGAGGCACATGAATCGGTTCATCATATCTGGTATTGTGCCAGCAAAGAGCGATTGCGAGAGGTGTTTAAGAGCGGAACCAGAAGCTCTTAAGCAAAGAAACTGGGAGAACTTGAAATTCTATGTGTATAATCGCATCACGGCCTACAAAAGGGAAATTCAACGTAAATAGGGTTAAAGTTACGAATTCTCTGGTATGGCTTTTTGTTTCCGTTTGCCAGTGATTTGGAAAAGTTCCTGTTTTAAAACTCAGTCAACAGgaatttatttgcttttagATTCATTTGACTTCATTTGGTGAGTTTGTGAAGTTGAATTCCTAAAAAGTTGCAaattttgtagtttaaatttaaATGGCAGTTCTTGACCGTTTgacgttatatatatatatatatataacatcaaACGGTCAAGAACTGCCATGACATTAAGCttaaatttaaactacaaaattTGCAACTTTTTAGGAATTCAACTTCACAAACTCACCAAATGAAGTCAAATGAATctaaaagcaaataaattcCTGTTGACTGAGTTTTAAAACAGGAACAGGAATAATTTTTggctattattttatatatatatatatatatatatatatatatatatatatatatatataaaataatagccAAAAATGGCAATGATTTTGACAGGTTTCTGTTTTATATTAGGAAAGCCTATCTGAAAAATCAGGCAACAGGAATTTGATTGCTTTAGATTCATTTGACTTAATTTGATGAGTTTGTTTGTGAAGGTGAACTCATTAAAAGTTGCAGATTTTGCAATGTTAATGTCGCGTTCAGTGTCGTGTTGTGTGGAGTTCAATCTGTGTCTTATTATAATGGAAGTGTGGTGGAATTTACCACCAGAAGTCCAATCTTCTCTACACCCAACAATATGTAATAAACCAACATGTTGTATTCAATAATGGGGACCTTCAAAAGAGAGTTTTTTGagcctggggggttggggggatgTATGTTAATAACCATGCAGATGTGTTTACCCTGCCATTGAGTTTTGCTAAATCATTGACTTTTACACTTGTTAGATTTAGaatatgtaaggaataattgactgaattatgaattattgaattgttgaattattagaaaataatttctccgcttcgcgtcgtggccgcattaccaccttgggtgtgcattattttctaataattcaacggtccggagtcaattattccgcttatactacggttgccacacctcaagacatcgatcagatgatatatttcaagggattcgtccggtttttctacttaaatcgctattgtgagtaggattatttcttccgcatctgtcatgttgttgtttttgttagtcctgtgtgctg contains:
- the LOC125715142 gene encoding uncharacterized protein LOC125715142 isoform X6, which encodes MGSDDSRPSLLSKTPIYDATEPNNTPQQIANEDEVFVPRLRRTKSIEMKDAVPDNSDELYDSTSGSNDDYIPDTTCESDSGSEYSFKQNLRTKNQSFDLLDVSGSVSSQVCDSTTPDKMTYDDHNLASEVTGAEEEEPSSSQNVNDIMVVKALKKRGGNRIYNKKHYCLYCSKPYSKIARHLEGAHENKPDVAKALSFPKGSKERKKQLDYIRNRGNYAHNAAVMESGKGELVPFRRPHKEVQGKEFMHCAYCQGLFTRKVLWRHMHNCKLKPGSVTSKPGKNRVQSMCTYTGPVPSHVSKQLWGVIGAMNPDPVTDIIKNDQVIIALGQHLLNKGGPSRKNQQYVREKMREIGRLIYNASKVTTLKKLEDFINPKNYMDTVKAVKFTCGYDSETNKFLIPSLANKLGNALVKVSKLLKAQGLISNNKELVENASKFLDVHQQKWNEMISATALRNISEAKWNVPTLMPFTEDVQKMHAYLNEMQDNWYKSLYENPSVKAWIELTKVCMTQIILFNRRREGEVASMPLSAFLSRDTSDPHQDVDWALSEVERKLYRHFTRIVTRGKRGRPVPILLTPKMLCALELLAKQRGACGVLKDNQYMFARPEAMTHFRGSDCIRGFAKVCGAKCPESLTSTRLRKHAATLSTVLNMTDTEMDQLATFLGHDIRIHREFYRLPEKTLQLAKISKVLMALEQGRLAEFHGKNLDEIQIDPDEKVLDSDEEDFQEKCQADSSIIDEPSAEEILPPTERNEMPPPPSKRHKPLPLDDTSPSVVSTVRPSSKGKVTQKKRPWQQTEVQAVERHMNRFIISGIVPAKSDCERCLRAEPEALKQRNWENLKFYVYNRITAYKREIQRK
- the LOC125715142 gene encoding uncharacterized protein LOC125715142 isoform X8; translation: MGSDDSRPSLLSKTPIYDATEPNNTPQQIANEDEVFVPRLRRTKSIEMKDAVPDNSDELYDSTSGSNDDYIPDTTCESDSGSEYSFKQNLRTKNQSFDLLDVSGSVSSQVCDSTTPDKMTYDDHNLASEVTGAEEEEPSSSQNVNDIMVVKALKKRGGNRIYNKKHYCLYCSKPYSKIARHLEGAHENKPDVAKALSFPKGSKERKKQLDYIRNRGNYAHNAAVMESGKGELVPFRRPHKEVQGKEFMHCAYCQGLFTRKVLWRHMHNCKLKPGSVTSKPGKNRVQSMCTYTGPVPSHVSKQLWGVIGAMNPDPVTDIIKNDQVIIALGQHLLNKGGPSRKNQQYVREKMREIGRLIYNASKVTTLKKLEDFINPKNYMDTVKAVKFTCGYDSETNKFLIPSLANKLGNALVKVSKLLKAQGLISNNKELVENASKFLDVHQQKWNEMISATALRNISEAKWNVPTLMPFTEDVQKMHAYLNEMQDNWYKSLYENPSVKAWIELTKVCMTQIILFNRRREGEVASMPLSAFLSRDTSDPHQDVDWALSEVERKLYRHFTRIVTRGKRGRPVPILLTPKMLCALELLAKQRGACGVLKDNQYMFARPEAMTHFRGSDCIRGFAKVCGAKCPESLTSTRLRKHAATLSTVLNMTDTEMDQLATFLGHDIRIHREFYRLPEKTLQLAKISKVLMALEQGRLAEFHGKNLDEIQIDPDEKVLDSDEEDFQEKCQADSSIIDEPSAEEILPPTERNEMPPPPSKRHKPLPLDDTSPSVVSTVRPSSKGKVTQKKRPWQQTEVQAVERHMNRFIISGIVPAKSDCERCLRAEPEALKQRNWENLKFYVYNRITAYKREIQRK